One genomic region from Jiangella sp. DSM 45060 encodes:
- a CDS encoding FAD-binding oxidoreductase: MPTDAADVLVIGAGVVGAATAWYAARSGRSVTVVDRGSVAGGTTGAGEGNILVSDKPPGAELDLALLSSGLWRELAVEVGGFEYDSKGGLVVASTPAGFDALVALASAQADAGVETVVVPSGELAEHEPHLTPSLAGGVLYPGDAQVQPMLAAARLLRAARAKGATVRTGVEVTGFLRSGDRVTGVRTTAGDLPAGAVVNAAGTWGGDIASLAGVDVPVLPRRGFILVTEPLPRLVRHKVYAAEYVADVASDDADLQTSPVVEGTEAGTILIGASRERVGYDRTLSVRVLRALAAQAVALFPVLAGVQVIRTYRGFRPYCPDHLPVIGPDPRAPGLFHACGHEGAGIGLAAATGRLIAQLVGGDRPDLDMTPFRPERFDPAEAA, from the coding sequence GTGCCCACTGACGCCGCCGACGTCCTGGTGATCGGCGCCGGCGTCGTCGGCGCGGCCACCGCCTGGTACGCGGCGCGGTCCGGGCGCTCCGTCACCGTCGTCGACCGCGGCTCGGTGGCCGGCGGCACCACCGGCGCCGGCGAGGGCAACATCCTGGTCTCGGACAAGCCGCCGGGCGCCGAGCTGGACCTCGCGCTGCTGTCGTCCGGGCTGTGGCGGGAGCTGGCCGTCGAGGTCGGCGGGTTCGAGTACGACAGCAAGGGCGGCCTGGTGGTCGCGTCGACGCCGGCCGGGTTCGACGCGCTGGTGGCGCTGGCTTCCGCCCAGGCCGACGCCGGGGTCGAGACGGTCGTGGTGCCGTCCGGCGAGCTGGCCGAGCACGAGCCGCACCTGACGCCGTCGCTGGCCGGTGGCGTGCTGTACCCGGGCGACGCGCAGGTGCAGCCGATGCTGGCGGCCGCCCGGCTGCTGCGCGCGGCCCGGGCCAAGGGCGCGACGGTGCGCACCGGCGTCGAGGTGACGGGGTTCCTGCGCTCCGGCGACCGCGTGACCGGTGTGCGGACGACGGCCGGCGACCTGCCCGCGGGCGCCGTCGTCAACGCCGCCGGGACGTGGGGCGGCGACATCGCCTCGCTGGCCGGCGTCGACGTGCCGGTGCTGCCGCGGCGCGGTTTCATCCTGGTCACCGAGCCGCTGCCGCGCCTCGTCCGGCACAAGGTCTACGCGGCCGAGTACGTCGCCGACGTCGCCAGCGACGACGCCGACCTCCAGACGTCGCCCGTCGTCGAGGGCACCGAGGCCGGGACCATCCTCATCGGCGCCAGCCGCGAGCGGGTCGGCTACGACCGCACGCTGTCCGTGCGCGTGCTGCGGGCGCTGGCCGCGCAGGCGGTCGCGCTGTTCCCCGTGCTGGCCGGCGTGCAGGTCATCCGCACCTACCGCGGCTTCCGCCCGTACTGCCCCGACCACCTGCCGGTGATCGGCCCGGACCCGCGCGCACCCGGCCTCTTCCACGCGTGCGGGCACGAGGGCGCGGGCATCGGCCTCGCCGCCGCCACCGGGCGGCTGATCGCCCAGCTCGTCGGCGGCGACCGGCCCGACCTCGACATGACGCCGTTCCGCCCGGAGCGGTTCGACCCTGCGGAGGCCGCGTGA
- a CDS encoding aldehyde dehydrogenase (NADP(+)), translating into MSDVDHAVGAAAEAAAPFEQAGRVRRADALDAVAAALEDDRDAIVSTADTETGLGATRLNGELTRTTYQLRLFGEVLREGSYVEATIDHAGDTPMGPKPDLRRMLVPVGVVGVFGASNFPLAFSVPGGDTASALAAGCPVVVKAHPSHPETSRRTFAAMRAGLAEAKLPEGTLGLVEGLEAGTALVQHPDVRAVGFTGSTRGGRALADLAAARPQPIPFYGELGSLNPLVVTPEVAQGQAQEFAAGYVGSITMGVGQFCTKPGLLFAPAGADELRAALGAKLAEVPAGRMLNDSIRDAYRAETERRRADDRLRTLGDGQGDDPALGRPALFSVAAADLDAELLEECFGPTALVIEYRDTDELLAALDRLEGQLTATIHAGDGETALVGQLHTALRQRAGRLLFGGFPTGVAVTWAMQHGGPYPSASLSTHTSVGPTSIRRWLRPISYQNAPEHVLPEELREAGPGIPRRVDGILQT; encoded by the coding sequence ATGTCTGACGTCGATCACGCCGTCGGCGCCGCGGCCGAGGCCGCAGCGCCGTTCGAGCAGGCCGGCCGCGTCCGCCGGGCCGACGCTCTCGACGCCGTCGCCGCCGCGCTCGAGGACGACCGCGACGCCATCGTCTCCACCGCCGACACCGAGACCGGATTGGGCGCCACCCGCCTGAACGGCGAGCTCACCCGCACCACGTACCAGCTGCGGCTGTTCGGCGAGGTGCTGCGCGAGGGCTCGTACGTCGAGGCCACCATCGACCACGCCGGCGACACCCCGATGGGCCCGAAGCCCGACCTGCGGCGCATGCTCGTGCCGGTCGGCGTCGTGGGCGTCTTCGGCGCGTCCAACTTCCCGCTCGCGTTCAGCGTGCCCGGCGGCGACACCGCGTCCGCGCTCGCGGCCGGCTGCCCCGTCGTCGTCAAGGCACACCCGTCGCACCCCGAGACCAGCCGGCGCACCTTCGCCGCCATGCGGGCCGGGCTGGCCGAGGCCAAACTGCCCGAGGGCACGCTCGGCCTGGTCGAGGGCCTGGAGGCCGGCACCGCTCTGGTCCAGCACCCCGACGTCCGCGCCGTCGGCTTCACCGGTTCCACCCGGGGCGGCCGGGCGCTGGCCGACCTCGCCGCCGCGCGGCCGCAGCCGATCCCGTTCTACGGCGAGCTCGGCAGCCTGAACCCGCTGGTCGTCACGCCCGAGGTGGCACAAGGCCAGGCACAGGAGTTCGCCGCCGGGTACGTCGGCTCGATCACCATGGGCGTCGGCCAGTTCTGCACCAAGCCAGGGCTGCTGTTCGCGCCCGCGGGCGCCGACGAACTGCGGGCCGCGCTGGGCGCGAAGCTGGCCGAGGTGCCGGCCGGGCGCATGCTCAACGACTCCATCCGCGACGCCTACCGGGCCGAGACCGAGCGGCGGCGCGCCGACGACCGGCTGCGCACGCTCGGCGACGGCCAGGGCGACGACCCCGCGCTCGGCCGTCCGGCGCTGTTCTCCGTCGCCGCCGCCGACCTCGACGCCGAGCTGCTCGAGGAGTGCTTCGGCCCGACCGCGCTGGTCATCGAGTACCGCGACACCGACGAGCTGCTGGCCGCGCTGGACCGCCTCGAGGGCCAGCTGACCGCGACCATCCACGCCGGCGACGGCGAGACCGCGCTGGTCGGCCAGCTGCACACCGCACTGCGGCAACGGGCCGGCCGGCTGCTGTTCGGCGGCTTCCCGACCGGCGTCGCCGTCACGTGGGCCATGCAGCACGGCGGGCCGTACCCGTCGGCCAGCCTCAGCACGCACACCTCCGTCGGCCCCACGTCGATCCGCCGGTGGCTGCGTCCGATCTCGTACCAGAACGCGCCCGAGCACGTGCTGCCCGAGGAGCTCCGCGAGGCCGGTCCGGGCATTCCGCGGCGAGTGGACGGCATTCTGCAGACCTAG
- a CDS encoding beta-L-arabinofuranosidase domain-containing protein, which translates to MTPRTHGMTPNPVGLRISPDKENHMKKDLSRRTVLRLGALAAAAPAVGTMAAGSAGAAPGSASAAATARAAASQPNLPIADSWQVRPFTLSQVTLGDSVFKEKRNRLLHYAREYGPSVVNGVRDDQRGPDRMLRSFRVTAGLDHKGVNPIGSWESPDGNLRGHFSGHFLTLLAQSWASTGEQIFKDKLDYMVEALGECQDALAAQAARPTPRVEGRHGTAIRFTGTPNGHITGDADVIRLPEGIVSGLTDFTVAAWVNPAVRDDNARVFDFGHPGDAASDSLSRMYLTVHNETGPRFAITTGGAAAEQRVQATTALTAGQWAHVAIVKSGSTGTIYVNGVAAGSGELTLSPSDLGSTPANWLGRAQFPQVNIKFLNGLMDEFQIFGRGLDAAEVAAVAADPASASADVAWYRFDESPGPVITDSSGHGRHGEFLGATDGRRHPGFLSAYTEAQFIRLEEFTTYSGTGIWAPYYTLHKIMRGLIDAYHLAGSERALEIVTKMGDWVHSRLSRVPRENLNRMWSLHIAGEFGGSNENLAHLAAIDTDPERSANHLAAAKAFDNRRTVFPAAVEDRDVLTGIHVNQHVPQFTGYLRIYEQDTEANAEYFTAADNFWHMIIPHRMFSHGSAGGQYGAAPGRPENTNPELFQPRGDISESLHYQAATSGTSSGGGETCSSYNLLKLTRNLYFHNPDPAYMDYYERGLTNHILGSRRDNDSASDPQVTYFLPAHPGATRGFGNNGTCCGGTGMENHTKYQETIYAQSADGSTLYVNLYIASTLDWAEKGFTVTQVTDFPRQESTSITVDGAGPLAVKLRVPYWARRGFTVTVNGAAVDAAAEPGTYLTLDRTWAPGDRIDVAMPFDLRTERALDDPEVESLFHGPLVLPALNRSRDWRQFTFYPSLKLDGDLAAAVEALDEPNFFATHEHTLRPLYVGINDAHHVYYKRVEPKVVFGSIDSGVSNEARDDDGDSFLDKVWAAAPFQGHGAFVARVEQVASEWQAAGRFTRRERQNVLLAAAQAQKDLRAG; encoded by the coding sequence GTGACGCCACGCACGCACGGCATGACTCCGAACCCCGTCGGACTCCGCATCTCCCCGGACAAGGAGAACCACATGAAGAAGGACCTCTCCCGGCGCACCGTCCTCCGCCTGGGGGCCCTGGCGGCCGCGGCACCGGCCGTCGGCACCATGGCGGCCGGCAGCGCCGGCGCCGCGCCCGGCAGCGCCTCCGCGGCGGCCACCGCCAGAGCGGCGGCCAGTCAGCCGAACCTCCCGATCGCGGACAGCTGGCAGGTGCGCCCGTTCACGCTGAGCCAGGTGACCCTCGGCGACAGCGTCTTCAAGGAGAAGCGGAACCGGCTGCTCCACTACGCCCGCGAGTACGGCCCGAGCGTCGTCAACGGCGTGCGCGACGACCAGCGGGGGCCGGACCGCATGCTGCGCAGCTTCCGGGTCACGGCCGGGCTGGACCACAAGGGCGTGAACCCGATCGGCAGCTGGGAGTCGCCCGACGGCAACCTGCGCGGCCACTTCAGCGGGCACTTCCTGACGCTGCTGGCGCAGTCGTGGGCGTCGACGGGTGAGCAGATCTTCAAGGACAAGCTCGACTACATGGTCGAGGCGCTGGGCGAGTGCCAGGACGCGCTCGCGGCGCAGGCCGCCCGGCCCACGCCCAGGGTCGAGGGGCGGCACGGGACGGCGATCCGGTTCACCGGCACCCCGAACGGCCACATCACCGGCGACGCCGACGTCATCCGGCTGCCGGAGGGGATCGTCAGCGGCCTGACGGACTTCACCGTCGCCGCGTGGGTGAACCCGGCCGTGCGCGACGACAACGCGCGCGTGTTCGACTTCGGCCACCCGGGCGACGCCGCGTCGGACTCGCTGTCGCGGATGTACCTGACGGTGCACAACGAGACCGGCCCGCGGTTCGCCATCACCACCGGCGGCGCGGCGGCGGAGCAGCGCGTCCAGGCGACGACGGCGCTGACGGCCGGCCAGTGGGCGCACGTCGCGATCGTCAAGTCCGGCAGCACCGGCACCATCTACGTCAACGGGGTCGCGGCGGGCAGCGGCGAGCTGACGCTGTCGCCGTCCGACCTGGGCAGCACACCGGCCAACTGGCTCGGGCGTGCCCAGTTCCCGCAGGTCAACATCAAGTTCCTGAACGGCCTCATGGACGAGTTCCAGATCTTCGGCCGCGGCCTCGACGCCGCCGAGGTGGCCGCCGTCGCCGCCGACCCGGCGTCGGCGAGCGCCGACGTCGCCTGGTACCGCTTCGACGAGTCGCCCGGCCCGGTGATCACCGACTCGTCCGGACATGGCCGCCACGGCGAGTTCCTCGGCGCGACGGACGGACGGCGGCACCCGGGCTTCCTGTCGGCGTACACCGAGGCGCAGTTCATCAGGCTCGAGGAGTTCACCACCTACAGCGGCACCGGCATCTGGGCGCCGTACTACACACTGCACAAGATCATGCGCGGGCTCATCGACGCGTACCACCTGGCCGGCAGCGAGCGGGCGCTGGAGATCGTCACGAAGATGGGCGACTGGGTGCACAGCCGCCTGTCGCGGGTGCCGCGCGAGAACCTCAACCGCATGTGGTCGCTGCACATCGCCGGCGAGTTCGGCGGCTCGAACGAGAACCTCGCCCACCTGGCCGCCATCGACACCGACCCGGAGCGCAGCGCCAACCACCTGGCCGCGGCGAAGGCGTTCGACAACCGGCGGACGGTGTTCCCGGCGGCCGTCGAGGACCGCGACGTGCTCACCGGCATCCACGTCAACCAGCACGTGCCGCAGTTCACCGGCTACCTGCGCATCTACGAGCAGGACACTGAGGCCAACGCCGAGTACTTCACCGCGGCGGACAACTTCTGGCACATGATCATCCCGCACCGGATGTTCAGCCACGGCTCGGCCGGCGGCCAGTACGGCGCGGCGCCGGGGCGGCCGGAGAACACCAACCCGGAGCTGTTCCAGCCGCGCGGCGACATCTCCGAGTCGCTGCACTACCAGGCCGCGACCTCGGGGACGAGCAGCGGCGGTGGCGAGACGTGCTCGTCGTACAACCTGCTGAAGCTGACCCGGAACCTGTACTTCCACAACCCCGACCCGGCGTACATGGACTACTACGAGCGCGGCCTGACGAACCACATCCTCGGCTCGCGTCGCGACAACGACAGCGCCAGCGATCCGCAGGTGACGTACTTCCTGCCGGCCCACCCGGGCGCCACCCGCGGCTTCGGCAACAACGGCACCTGCTGCGGCGGCACCGGCATGGAGAACCACACGAAGTACCAGGAGACGATCTACGCGCAGTCCGCCGACGGCTCGACGCTGTACGTGAACCTGTACATCGCCTCGACGCTGGACTGGGCGGAGAAGGGGTTCACCGTCACGCAGGTGACGGACTTCCCGCGGCAGGAGTCCACCTCGATCACGGTCGACGGCGCCGGCCCGCTCGCCGTCAAGCTGCGGGTGCCGTACTGGGCCCGGCGCGGCTTCACGGTGACGGTCAACGGCGCCGCCGTCGACGCCGCGGCCGAGCCGGGGACGTACCTGACGCTGGACCGGACGTGGGCGCCGGGCGACCGCATCGACGTCGCGATGCCGTTCGATCTGCGCACCGAGCGCGCGCTGGACGACCCGGAGGTCGAGAGCCTCTTCCACGGTCCGCTGGTGCTGCCGGCGCTGAACCGGTCGCGGGACTGGCGGCAGTTCACCTTCTACCCGTCGCTCAAGCTCGACGGCGACCTCGCGGCGGCCGTCGAGGCGCTGGACGAGCCGAACTTCTTCGCCACGCACGAGCACACGCTGCGCCCGCTGTACGTCGGCATCAACGACGCGCACCACGTGTACTACAAGCGGGTGGAGCCGAAGGTGGTGTTCGGCTCCATCGACTCCGGCGTCTCGAACGAGGCTCGCGACGACGACGGCGACAGCTTCCTCGACAAGGTGTGGGCGGCCGCGCCGTTCCAGGGCCACGGCGCGTTCGTCGCCCGCGTCGAGCAGGTCGCGTCCGAGTGGCAGGCGGCCGGCCGGTTCACCCGCCGCGAGCGCCAGAACGTCCTCCTCGCCGCCGCTCAGGCGCAGAAGGACCTGCGGGCCGGCTGA
- a CDS encoding dihydrodipicolinate synthase family protein, which translates to MNGREKPWHGVLVATPTFFRDDLSVDFDRYAEHVRWLAENGIDGVCPNGSLGEYQVLTPEERATMVKVAIENAPEGFTVMPGVGAYGSREARGWAEQAAEAGAQVVMALPPNAYRGDDRSVIDHFREIAKVGIPVSAYNNPIDTKIDLKPAILAELYNEGLIVGVKEFTGESRRSYQIAELAPGLDILIGTDDSIVEVGLAGAKGWISGYPSVFPRACAQIYHAVLAHDLDTALPMYRDLHALLRWDFNTEFIQAIKLSMDVIGRNGGPVRPPRQPMLAEDAATVRELTAKAAEKYS; encoded by the coding sequence ATGAACGGTCGTGAAAAGCCTTGGCACGGCGTTCTGGTTGCCACCCCCACGTTCTTCCGTGACGACCTTTCGGTCGACTTCGACCGCTACGCCGAGCACGTCCGCTGGCTGGCCGAGAACGGCATCGACGGTGTGTGCCCGAACGGCTCGCTCGGCGAGTACCAGGTGCTGACCCCGGAAGAGCGGGCCACCATGGTGAAGGTCGCCATCGAGAACGCGCCCGAGGGCTTCACGGTGATGCCCGGCGTCGGCGCCTACGGCTCCCGTGAGGCACGGGGCTGGGCCGAGCAGGCCGCCGAGGCCGGCGCCCAGGTGGTCATGGCGCTGCCGCCGAATGCCTACCGTGGCGACGACCGTTCGGTCATCGATCATTTCCGCGAGATCGCGAAGGTCGGCATTCCGGTGTCGGCGTACAACAATCCCATCGACACCAAGATCGACCTGAAGCCGGCGATCCTGGCCGAGTTGTACAACGAGGGTCTCATCGTCGGTGTCAAGGAGTTCACGGGCGAGTCGCGTCGTTCGTACCAGATCGCCGAACTGGCACCCGGCCTCGACATCCTCATCGGTACCGACGACTCCATCGTCGAGGTCGGCCTGGCCGGCGCCAAGGGCTGGATCTCGGGCTACCCGAGCGTCTTCCCGCGCGCCTGCGCCCAGATCTACCACGCGGTGCTGGCGCACGACCTCGACACCGCGCTGCCGATGTACCGCGACCTGCACGCCCTGCTGCGCTGGGACTTCAACACCGAGTTCATCCAGGCGATCAAGCTGTCGATGGACGTCATCGGCCGCAACGGCGGTCCGGTGCGGCCCCCGCGCCAGCCTATGCTGGCCGAGGACGCGGCGACCGTGCGCGAGCTGACAGCCAAGGCCGCCGAGAAGTACTCCTGA
- a CDS encoding NAD(P)/FAD-dependent oxidoreductase, translating to MATSPYDVAVVGAGPAGLAAAVAALAGGARVALIDAGRQPGGQYWRHRPGDLGAVADLHHDLGTFRGLVAGASGAVRHFGHQVWTVSGSAADGFVVRSLAGDAEHELAARSLVLAPGAYDRQVPFRSWDLPGVYTAGGAQALLKGNEVLVGRRVVVGGTGPFLLPVAAGLAARGARVVGVYEANGPAGWTRHTGAVLPVAAKLTEGAGYAAALARRRVPFHARRAVVAAHGADVVEAVTVAKLDREWRIVPGSERVVECDAVAVGWGFTPQLELPLALGVATRVDADGSLVVEVDEHQRTSVPGVYVAGEACGVGGAPLAVVEGEIAGTAAVAAATGSGVAPVPSRLRRRRRALRRFAAAMHAVHPVRDGWQCWLDDDTLVCRCEEVTAGEVRAAVDDLGATDPRTAKLLSRAGMGWCQGRVCGYATTCLTASAAGSDTVSALDLQGVSERPIAVPISLDRLGGVG from the coding sequence GTGGCCACCTCGCCGTATGACGTCGCGGTCGTGGGGGCCGGCCCGGCCGGGCTGGCCGCCGCCGTGGCGGCGCTCGCGGGCGGTGCCCGCGTCGCGCTGATCGACGCCGGTCGGCAGCCCGGCGGCCAGTACTGGCGGCACCGGCCCGGCGACCTGGGGGCGGTCGCCGACCTCCACCACGACCTGGGCACGTTCCGCGGGCTGGTCGCCGGCGCGTCCGGCGCCGTCCGCCATTTCGGCCACCAGGTGTGGACGGTGTCCGGCTCGGCCGCCGACGGGTTCGTCGTCCGGTCACTGGCCGGCGACGCCGAGCACGAGCTGGCCGCCAGGAGCCTGGTGCTCGCCCCCGGCGCGTACGACCGGCAGGTCCCGTTCCGCAGCTGGGACCTGCCGGGCGTCTACACCGCCGGGGGCGCCCAGGCCCTGCTCAAGGGCAACGAGGTGCTCGTCGGACGGCGCGTCGTCGTCGGCGGCACCGGGCCGTTCCTGCTGCCGGTGGCGGCCGGGCTGGCCGCCCGCGGCGCACGGGTCGTCGGCGTGTACGAGGCCAACGGCCCGGCCGGCTGGACCCGGCACACCGGCGCGGTGCTGCCGGTCGCGGCCAAACTGACGGAGGGCGCGGGGTACGCCGCAGCGCTGGCCCGGCGCCGGGTGCCGTTCCACGCGCGCCGGGCCGTCGTCGCGGCGCACGGCGCCGACGTCGTCGAGGCCGTCACCGTCGCGAAGCTGGACCGCGAGTGGCGCATCGTGCCCGGCTCGGAGCGGGTCGTCGAGTGCGACGCCGTCGCGGTCGGTTGGGGGTTCACGCCGCAGCTGGAGCTGCCGCTCGCTCTGGGCGTCGCCACCCGCGTCGACGCCGACGGCTCGCTCGTCGTCGAGGTCGACGAGCACCAGCGCACGTCGGTGCCCGGCGTCTACGTCGCCGGCGAGGCCTGCGGCGTCGGCGGGGCGCCGCTGGCCGTCGTCGAGGGCGAGATCGCCGGGACGGCGGCCGTCGCGGCCGCGACCGGGTCCGGCGTGGCCCCCGTGCCGTCCCGGCTGCGCCGCCGGCGGCGGGCGCTGCGCCGGTTCGCCGCCGCCATGCACGCCGTCCACCCGGTGCGCGACGGCTGGCAGTGCTGGCTCGACGACGACACGCTGGTCTGCCGGTGCGAGGAGGTGACCGCGGGCGAGGTGCGCGCCGCGGTCGACGACCTCGGCGCGACCGATCCGCGGACCGCGAAACTGCTGAGCCGGGCCGGCATGGGATGGTGTCAGGGACGGGTGTGTGGGTACGCCACCACCTGCCTCACCGCGTCGGCCGCTGGTTCAGACACCGTGTCGGCGCTCGACCTACAGGGGGTGAGCGAACGGCCGATCGCCGTTCCGATCTCGCTCGACCGGCTCGGGGGCGTCGGATGA
- a CDS encoding (2Fe-2S)-binding protein: MTEFEFDGRAIAFTEGQTVGAALIDAGVRSWRTTRREGRPRGLFCGIGVCFDCLVTVDDVPNQRACLTPAAAGSIVRSQEGDGRGHLAV, from the coding sequence ATGACTGAGTTCGAGTTCGACGGGCGCGCCATCGCGTTCACCGAGGGGCAGACCGTCGGCGCAGCGCTGATCGACGCCGGGGTGCGGTCCTGGCGGACGACCCGGCGCGAGGGCCGCCCGCGCGGCCTGTTCTGCGGCATCGGCGTCTGCTTCGACTGCCTGGTGACCGTCGACGACGTCCCCAACCAGCGGGCCTGCCTGACGCCGGCGGCCGCGGGCTCGATCGTCCGCAGCCAGGAGGGAGACGGCCGTGGCCACCTCGCCGTATGA
- a CDS encoding GntR family transcriptional regulator, giving the protein MSVREEVADALRGAIVSGEMKPGELYSAPGLAERFGISATPVREAMLDLVKQGLVEVVRNKGFKVTDMSETDLDQITQIRELLEPPIAAQAVSAISAQELAHLRNLASAIVDAAAAGDLISYIGADVEFHVRLLSASGNQRLVRIVQELRAQTRLYGLSSLASSGRLVASAREHLQMCDLIEAGEAEQLQELMRTHIGHIRREWAGREG; this is encoded by the coding sequence ATGAGTGTCAGGGAAGAGGTCGCCGACGCCTTGCGTGGCGCCATCGTGTCCGGGGAGATGAAGCCCGGCGAGCTGTACTCCGCCCCCGGACTCGCCGAGCGCTTCGGCATCTCCGCCACCCCCGTCCGCGAGGCGATGCTCGACCTCGTCAAGCAGGGCCTCGTCGAGGTCGTGCGCAACAAGGGGTTCAAGGTCACCGACATGTCGGAGACCGACCTCGACCAGATCACCCAGATCCGCGAGCTGCTCGAGCCCCCCATCGCCGCCCAGGCCGTCTCGGCGATCTCCGCGCAAGAGCTGGCGCACCTGCGCAACCTCGCCTCGGCCATCGTCGACGCCGCCGCCGCGGGCGACCTCATCAGCTACATCGGCGCCGACGTCGAGTTCCACGTCCGGCTGCTCTCCGCCAGCGGCAACCAGCGCCTCGTCCGCATCGTGCAGGAGCTGCGCGCCCAGACCCGCCTCTACGGCCTGTCGTCGCTCGCCTCCTCCGGGCGGCTGGTGGCGAGCGCGCGCGAGCACCTGCAGATGTGCGACCTCATCGAGGCCGGTGAGGCGGAGCAGTTGCAGGAGCTCATGCGCACCCACATCGGCCACATCCGGCGCGAGTGGGCGGGCCGCGAGGGCTAG
- a CDS encoding proline racemase family protein yields MRSKRIFHTVESHTEGMPTRVVTGGVGTFPGATMEERRQWFIAHSDHLRRLLMFEPRGHSAMSGAILQPPIRPDADWGVVYIEVSGCLPMCGHGTIGVATVLVETGMVEVTEPVTTIRLDTPAGLVICEVAVRDGAAEAVTIRNVPAYTDRLDAKVDVPGWGAVTYDLAYGGNFYAILDAGQLGLRVDVAQKDQLLAAGLAVMDAINAADAPVHPENPEINVCHHVQLVDPGSDARHSRHAMAIHPGWFDRSPCGTGTSARMAQLFTRGELPLDTDFVNESLIGSRFVGRLVGESSVGNLPAVIPTVTGRAWLTGTAQYFLDPADPFPEGFLL; encoded by the coding sequence ATGCGATCCAAGCGCATCTTCCACACCGTGGAATCGCATACCGAGGGAATGCCGACGCGCGTCGTGACGGGCGGCGTCGGCACCTTCCCGGGCGCCACCATGGAGGAGCGGCGCCAGTGGTTCATCGCGCACTCCGACCACCTGCGGCGGCTGCTGATGTTCGAACCGCGCGGGCACTCCGCCATGAGCGGCGCGATCCTCCAGCCCCCCATCCGCCCCGACGCCGACTGGGGAGTCGTCTACATCGAGGTGTCCGGGTGCCTGCCGATGTGCGGGCACGGCACCATCGGTGTCGCCACCGTGCTGGTCGAGACCGGCATGGTCGAGGTGACCGAGCCCGTCACGACGATCCGGCTGGACACCCCGGCCGGGCTCGTGATCTGCGAGGTCGCCGTCCGCGACGGCGCCGCCGAGGCCGTCACCATCCGCAACGTCCCGGCCTACACCGACCGCCTCGACGCGAAGGTCGACGTCCCCGGCTGGGGCGCGGTCACCTACGACCTCGCCTACGGCGGCAACTTCTACGCCATCCTCGACGCCGGCCAGCTCGGCCTGCGCGTCGACGTCGCCCAGAAGGACCAGCTGCTCGCCGCCGGGCTGGCCGTCATGGACGCCATCAACGCCGCCGACGCCCCCGTGCACCCGGAGAACCCGGAGATCAACGTCTGCCACCACGTCCAGCTGGTCGACCCCGGCTCGGACGCCCGCCACTCCCGGCACGCCATGGCGATCCACCCCGGCTGGTTCGACCGCTCACCCTGCGGCACCGGCACGTCGGCGCGTATGGCCCAGCTCTTCACCCGCGGTGAACTGCCGCTCGACACCGACTTCGTCAACGAATCCTTGATCGGCAGCCGATTCGTCGGCCGTCTCGTCGGCGAGTCGAGCGTCGGGAACCTTCCCGCGGTGATACCTACAGTCACCGGGCGCGCTTGGCTGACTGGAACGGCACAATACTTCCTCGACCCGGCAGATCCCTTTCCCGAGGGCTTTCTCCTTTAG